One Desulfovulcanus ferrireducens genomic region harbors:
- a CDS encoding sigma-54-dependent transcriptional regulator: MAKILIVDDDPQLRQSFARLLSDEGYHVIAASSAEKGLELVKNEFFDLAILDLRLPGMNGIEGFKALKRISPKLPVVIMTAYGSTETAIEATKLGAFDYVLKPFDIPEFLSLIRKGIQAGRLMRSKVVMDAGLELADPESIVGRSRAMQEVYKAIGRVAPTDATVLIRGESGTGKELIARAIYQHSLRSNKPFMVINCVAIPETLLESELFGYEKGAFTGAAHRRIGKIEQANGGTVFLDEIGDMPQSIQAKILRLLQEKSIERLGGGNSIPVDVRIIAATNRDLEQAISEGKFREDLYYRLKVVTLNLPPLRSRKKDIALLAKYFMNIHANQMGLKNTGLTSKAIKTLENYSWPGNVRELSNVIQRGLIFSRGCPISESDILRAISQKNKQEKNKIQKTISESDIPVWVMEALAQEGQDNLFQRLVDKFQALVIGEALKICNGNRSQTAKLLGLSRPTLLSKMEKLGIETKTVVKKN, translated from the coding sequence ATGGCTAAAATCCTCATAGTAGATGATGACCCGCAATTAAGGCAGAGCTTTGCCCGCCTCCTCTCAGACGAAGGATATCACGTCATTGCTGCCTCTTCAGCTGAAAAAGGCCTGGAGCTAGTCAAAAATGAGTTTTTTGACCTGGCTATTTTAGATTTACGTCTGCCTGGCATGAATGGCATTGAAGGATTTAAAGCCCTAAAGCGCATCAGTCCCAAACTGCCAGTGGTTATTATGACTGCCTACGGTTCCACTGAAACGGCCATAGAAGCTACTAAACTTGGAGCTTTTGACTATGTTTTAAAACCTTTTGATATTCCTGAATTTCTTTCCCTGATCCGGAAAGGCATTCAAGCAGGCAGGCTAATGCGCTCCAAGGTAGTCATGGATGCCGGCCTGGAGCTGGCAGACCCGGAAAGCATTGTTGGTCGATCCAGGGCCATGCAGGAAGTCTACAAGGCCATTGGCCGGGTAGCGCCCACTGACGCCACAGTACTCATCCGCGGAGAATCAGGCACGGGCAAAGAACTTATTGCCCGCGCTATTTATCAGCATAGTCTGCGCAGTAACAAGCCTTTTATGGTCATAAATTGTGTGGCTATCCCTGAAACCCTGCTGGAAAGCGAACTTTTTGGCTATGAAAAAGGGGCATTCACAGGAGCAGCTCACAGACGCATAGGAAAAATCGAACAGGCTAACGGAGGAACAGTTTTTCTGGATGAGATCGGGGACATGCCCCAGAGCATTCAAGCTAAAATTTTAAGGTTACTCCAGGAAAAAAGCATTGAGCGTTTGGGAGGAGGAAACTCTATTCCTGTAGATGTGCGCATCATTGCCGCCACCAACCGCGATCTTGAACAGGCGATTTCCGAGGGCAAATTCCGGGAAGATCTCTATTATAGGTTAAAGGTTGTCACACTAAACCTTCCACCCCTTCGTTCCAGAAAAAAAGATATAGCTCTTCTCGCTAAATACTTCATGAATATCCATGCAAACCAGATGGGGCTTAAAAACACCGGCTTGACTTCTAAGGCCATAAAGACTCTGGAAAACTATTCCTGGCCAGGTAACGTCCGGGAGCTATCTAATGTAATTCAAAGAGGGCTCATTTTTAGCCGAGGATGTCCTATTAGTGAATCAGATATTCTGCGGGCCATATCACAAAAAAACAAACAAGAAAAAAATAAGATTCAAAAAACAATTTCTGAGTCAGATATTCCAGTCTGGGTCATGGAAGCCCTGGCTCAGGAAGGACAAGACAATCTATTTCAACGCCTGGTGGATAAATTTCAGGCCTTGGTTATTGGCGAGGCCCTAAAAATCTGCAATGGCAACCGCTCTCAAACAGCCAAACTCCTGGGTCTTTCCCGGCCCACACTGCTGTCGAAAATGGAAAAACTAGGCATTGAGACCAAAACCGTGGTTAAAAAAAATTGA